The following nucleotide sequence is from Oryzias latipes chromosome 20, ASM223467v1.
GGCGGAGCTCGGTCGGACCGTCAGGTCATACAGCGGCTGGGGCGGGGTGtggcagaaatgtcgctcagtccttagaaaccattcaaacaatcacctggatttttgtgttgttttgtcgtgtcccgacaaaataaaggctgatgttattcccacatatttacgtccAGCCAAGATGCAGCCTAtcccgcatggatttatgttcacccaagctaatgttgttagcccgtgttagatAACTGCTAATAAGTTAACACGGGATactttccggctccgttcttcaacagaaaaagcactgaccacacggattaaaattaaaatgatgagcgaacaggcgcttcataataaccataacattgataaaagcacatttaggggataatctcgtatattaccgagctgacgtatctatgtatgtagcccagggctccagactgcgagcaattggtcgcattttgcaaccaaaatttgagagtgtgcgactgaattttacatccagtcgcaaatgcgcgaccagtaaatttgcttcccccacccttcgtattttttatacattaaacgtggaaggggcacgtcaatgatcaatgaaataattaatgagacgcaagcgcacacggacgcaggcagacacacactcgcgcacatactcatgaaacgcgagcacgtacactctcgcgtgatgcctgtctgtgaggcggccactgcgtgtgagaagaatagggaaagccactgtgagtggctaaaatgcgtgtagggggaggggcctagagataatcgagtgcgcgtaaacatctgtgggaaggaaacggagagacaaatatcaaaacctgatatgtgcgtctgagctatgagcaagcgaactattgattcgttcttcccacctgcggctagtgtaccagtgccagagtgtacagcaggggtctcaaactcgcggcccccaagatgatattttgcggtccccgccttaatatgaaggtttaatgttactgcagcccgccagtttatgaatgacactttttcattgtcgtgcgcgaagctgaccaaccaatcacagtggggtatatgactcttgggggcgggacaatgacagggcttgaaagcaggacacctgacagccccctccccggaccacactaaggagttccttactttcctttagaacgtatttattcgcttgtaattttctaaatacatgcagtccgtgctgaacttttctctgggccgcacagaaccggaggaaggtttaggttttggttacggttacggcggcgcagaAAACGGTCCTGCGCGgttgttacggcagcacaccgctcccgcgggagtcgggtcagctgaggagaataaatgtcccacacctacatgcgtgacagctaacggggcttgaactttaaacacgctcgagcaaaaaaacattagttttagacacactgaaaatacgtggggaaaatgcaacgatagacgtgtttgagatgaaccagcacctcgcctagatcgttggggagaccggggggggggggggggggggggggctgtgagatgaaagcgaatctgcagcaagactgaaggaggacaggaaattggagttgtccttaacattcaatttagttttaatattcttctcccccttagtatgatctgtgttattatatattttatgattattttaatgttttgtgatgtatgtagcctttttttaatgaattggtattttaaattattttaattaatcactccactacaaaaaccatcaggacacatgtcccataatgcattgttttgtagtctgtagggcagctttcagtcagttcagtttccagctgtgtccgggtaggtttgccccttgctcccacccctttctcgattgacagttgatgttggagcaaaaacaaaaatatatgtcacacaccaggtgatctgtgcagcgttgagttcacctgggtgatctcaaacatgcttattgtgcatcttggctgcacctatttggtgtcacaaagataaatttgtactgtcatgacagtgatgcttttgttttgttgcatcttcaaaagtgcagaataaaatgtgacactgaatttgaaacagcacattgtaatttctgcatctattattaaagtatttattagtaatacagtggaaattagtagatttggttagaatgttgatttacggtatgcgcccctaaattttctggttgcgcccctaaaattttcagttaggggccactgtgctcctagtgaaaaaagttagtctggagccctgtagcCGCTGGGCGGAACTAATATTCTTTTCCGGTATACTACTGCActtgtgcgaatgatttattccgaccgaaagtgtgacccatgtgaacgtttttttataaactgaaaacgtttttctgggcccatctacacggttggattcaaatccgaccattgatccgatcaagttattttgcacatgtaaccgcagctgatggtgtcgactcgcagtgtggcgggggcgtggcatcacgatggtgtctcccCATCGTGATTATAGTCACCCATCACCGAtgtgtgccgatggacgataccatcgtccatcggcacaaccctaatctGAAACACCAAAGGGAAACGGACTGTCAGAAGGGCATTCAGTAAATCTCCTCCTTTGAGTCCTGAGCTGAGGGTCAGATGATGGAACAGGCCTGTTTGCAGCCTGGTGTCTTCTGCAGGACATGAGCTTCTGCAGTGATGTGCATGAGGAGGCGGTTGTTTCTGTGGATGGTAACGTGTGCGACTGCAGCACCTGTGAGGACAGCAGCAGGAGGGAGCCGATCTCCACGGGTTTCTGAAAGAGTATGTCGTCCACAGCCACCAGAGTCGGCCGACGGCCTCTGCAACAACAAACCCTTGTTGAAGCAGTCAGACAGGCTTCCCTGCACAAACCAGTCTGTGTGCGGTCTCACGCGTAGGAGCAGGCGTTGGCCCAGCCCAGCTCGTAGGCCTTCCTCATCAGAAAACCTCCAAAAATCCTGTTGAAGATGTTCCTCTCCTGTTCACAGCACATACAAGGGCAGTTGCTGGGCAGCTGACGCAGTCCAAAAGGAAACTCTCCTTCTGTCCGGATTGTCTCACCTGAGGGTGGCAGATCTCCAGACCCTTCAGCTTGGCGTCTTCCATCCATACAGAGTTTGGAGGCAGGAGTCTGCTGCGGAAACTGACAGTGCTGAAGGAGAGGAAGACAAACGCAGATTACAGGATGCCAACAGGAGGAGGAGACGATACAGAAGGAGAAacaaagaacaagaaaaacagatcaggcagaagaagaaaagcatTTAGATGGAGAGGAAGCAGAAGAAAGAAATAGCTTTTGAGGAAATGAGAAGTAAaagatttagatttttaaaacatcattttgaTCAGGGATCACAGATAACAAgaagaaaacaagaagaaaaagaaatagagAGAAACAAGgagcagaagaagaggaggcAGAAAAGATAAAGGAAGAGAACAAACAGGAGGGAAAAAAGAGTAGGAAGAGaagcaggaagaagaaaagaaatgaggCAAACAAAGtatggaggaggatggaggaagaggaagagaagagagaaaagaagggagtaaataagaaatcaaaaaaggaggaaaaataaaagaaaataaagatggaaataaaatgacaagaaaaaggaaaaagaaaaaaagtataagTGGAGCAGAAGAGATgagcaaggaaaaaaaaaagtctgacacATGTTCACGTGGAAACCCACAAATTCTGTTTTATCAATGCAAATGTCAAATTTAGACAGAGTGACAGTAAATAAATCATTAGATATTAGTCCTGAGCAAAGACCACAGGGATCCTACTTGGAGTCCAGAGTGTTGAGGAACAAGCTGTGGACAATCTTCCTCTCCTCGTCTGTGGGGGCCACCTTCAGCAGCGACGCCGTGCTCAGCTCCACTCGCCGCAGCTTATTGGCTGTCAGTGCAGAAGGGGGAGGAAACCTCAAGCTAACTTCAACGGCTCGTCTCTTTATCTTCATCGCTCTGCTTTACCTTCGCCTTCCTGCAGGAGTTTCTCCTCCTCGGGCCCCTCAGCAACCAGAGGATTCACAAACGCTGCCCTAAAAACAGAAGATAAACACAAACGATGCCAGTGTGTGACTTTTTCAGGAGAAACGTCACACGTTAAACGTACAAGGACACAAACAGATGCCTCAGAAAGACATCTGAGCATCAATGGGTTAAAGGACTGAGGTTGAGGAAAAGACAGGTTTGTCTGAATTCTCTCACAACTCATACACATTTTTGGGTGGGTCCAagtctacaattccaaaattaagTGCCCAGGAATTTTTCCAGAAGTTCCTGAGATAAACTATTGTGCATCAAGGTTCACTAGATTGGAgaatatggaccacaatgcattgcaattgaacaatttattttttgaaaaaatgtttgtactttttttttacgttttcctCTTCAGAACAAAGTGGATcataaaaagtctttgtaaaatgttcctaCTTATTAGGATTTTCCTTTGGCAAGTTGATGATGTCATagttgccatttaaaaaaaaaagaaaagttgtgagTATAGTGTCCAGGAGCACTGGATAGCTTTTTTTAGGGGAGATTGCCACAGATTTTTCCCATACGGAGGTAAAAGGTTATTACTCTTCTCTGAACATTCCTCACCCTCACAAACTGGTTTTTGAATCTGATGTTTCTGTGATGGTATATTTTAGCGCTGTTGTGCCTCCTTAAGCTCCTTTAGTTTGCTTTAGTTGTTACTGATTCCTATCCTCCAGAATATCAATAAAAACCTCAATATATGAGCTTGGTAATGCTTTTAGTGATAAGAATCAGATATTTCTCACATATGGGAGAAAATTAGGAAACACTACGAAAATCAACAATTTTCATTGGGAAAATAGGTCTTTAAATATCAAAGTTTTATAGATGGAAGGCAAATAACATACAAATTTGTGCAAAAAAGGTTGTGTTGatctaaaataaaagtctaattTGAAATCTCTCACCTCTTGTTCTGAGGGTCTCGTGCCACCATGACAAATGTAGCGTCCAGGATGGGGGCGTACGCTCCGTCCTGAAACTGCAGAAAACACCACAAATGAGACCAATTCCAACTGGTTGGAGGACAACAACATGGCGTCCAGACATCATTAGCTGGAACTGAAAGTTCTTTATGAAAGGAATAAAACGTTGGTAAGAGTTTTAATAAAGGGGGCCCACAATTCTGAAAACTTGTAGAATTTCTGTTTGTGACTAAATATGTCTGGAAGCCATACTTTCTGCAGACAGGTCCCCTTAATTCAGCTGATTTTTGTGCCTCTATGGCTTCCTCTAGAGCTGGACTCCTCCCCAAAACCTGCAGATGAGCATCTACCTATGACAAGAACTTTTTACCCGAGACAAtagcatctacctgagacaagtgcacctacctgagacaagagcatctacctgagacaagagcatctacctgagacaagagcatctacctgagacaagagcatctacctgagacaagagcatctacctgagacaagagcattTACCTGAGACAATAGCATCTACCTGACACAGAAGTATCTACATAAGACAAGAGCATCTACCTGACACAGAAgtatctacctgagacaagagcatctacctgagacaagagcatctacctgagacaaaAGCATTTACCTGAGACAATACCGTCAAACTGAGACAGAAgtatctacctgagacaagatcatctacctgagacaagagcatctacctgagacaagagcatctacctgagacaagagcatttgcctgagacaagagcatctacctgagacaagagcatctacctgagacaagagcatctacctgagacaagagcatctacctgagacaagagcatctacTTGAGACAAGatcatctacctgagacaagtgCATCTAACTGAGACTATATCATttacctgagacaagagcatctacctgagacaagagcattTACCTGGGACAAGatcatctacctgagacaagagcatctacctgagacagaagtatctacctgagacaagatcatctacctgagacaagagcattTACCTGTGACaagagcatctacctgagacaatACCGTCAACCTGAGACAGAAgtatctacctgagacaagatcatctacctgagacaagagcatctacctgagacaagagcatctacctgagaAAAGatcatctacctgagacaagtgCATCTAACTGAGACAAGATCATttacctgagacaagagcatctacctgagacaagagcatttacctgagacaagatcatctacctgagacaagagcatttacctgagacaagagtatcaacctgagacaagagcatctacctgagacaagagcatctacctgagacaagagcatctCCCTGAGACAAGATCATttacctgagacaagagcattTACCTGAGACAAGtgcatctacctgagacaagtgcatctacctgagacaagagcatctacctgagacaagagcattTACCTGAGACAAtagcatctacctgagacaagagcatctacctgagacaagagcattTACCTGAGACAAtagcatctacctgagacaagagcattTACCTGAGACAAtagcatctacctgagacaaaAGCATCTACCTGAAACAAGTGCATTTACCTGAGACAAGAGTATCaacctgagacaagagcatctacctgtgacaagagcatctacctgagacaagagcatctCCCTGAGACAAGATCATttacctgagacaagagcattTACCTGAGACAAGAGTATCAACCTGAGACAAGATCATttacctgagacaagagcatttacctgagacaagagtatcaacctgagacaagagcatttacctgagacaagagcatctacctgagacaagaccatctacctgagacaagagcatctacctgagacaagagcatctacctgagacaagagcatctacctgagacagaagtatctacctgagacaagtgcatctacctgagacaagatcatctacctgagacaagagcatctacctgagacaagagcatctacctgagacatgtgcatctacctgagacaagagcatctTCCTGAGACAGAAgtatctacctgagacaagtgcatctacctgagacagacgtatctacctgagacaagtgcatctacctgagacaagatcatctacctgagacaagagcatctacctgagacaagagcatctacctgagacaagagcatctacctgagacaagatcatctacctgagacaagagcatctacctgagacaagagcatctacctgagacaagatcatctacctgagacaagatcatttacctgagacaagagcatctacctgagacagAAGTATCTACCTGAAACAAGTGCATTTACCTGAGACAAGAGTATCAAGctgagacaagagcatctacctgtgacaagagcatctacctgagacaagagcatctCCCTGAGACAAGATCATttacctgagacaagagcattTACCTGAGACAAGAGTATCAACCTGAGACAAGATCATTTTCCTGAGACAAGAGCATTTACCTGAGACAAGAGTATCaacctgagacaagagcatttacctgagacaagagcatctacctgagacaagaccatctacctgagacaagagcatctacctgagacaagagcatctacctgagacaagagcatctacctgagacagaagtatctacctgagacaagagcatctacctgagacaagatcatctacctgagacaagagcatctacctgagacaagagcatctacctgagacatgtgcatctacctgagacaagagcatctacctgagacagaagtatctacctgagacaagtgcatctacctgagacagaagtatctacctgagacaagtgcatctacctgagacaagatcatctacctgagacaagagcatctacctgagacaagagcatctacctgagacaagatcatctacctgagacaagagcatctacctgagacaagagcatctacctgagacaagatcatctacctgagacaagatcatttacctgagacaagagcatctacctgagacagaagtatctacctgagacaagtgcatctacctgagacaagagtATCTACCTGAGACAGAAgtatctacctgagacaagtgcatctacctgagacaagatcatctacctgagacaagagcatctacctgagacaagagcatctacctgagacaagatcatctacctgagacaagagcatctacctgagacaagatcatttacctgagacaagagcattTACCTGAGACAAGAGTATCAACCTGAGACAAGATCATttacctgagacaagagcatttacctgagacaagagtatcaacctgagacaagagcatttacctgagacaagagcatctacctgagacaagaccatctacctgagacaagagcatctacctgagacaagagcatctacctgagacaagagcatctacctgagacagaagtatctacctgagacaagtgcatctacctgagacaagatcatctacctgagacaagagcatctacctgagacaagagcatctacctgagacatgtgcatctacctgagacaagagcatctacctgagacagaagtatctacctgagacaagtgcatctacctgagacagacgtatctacctgagacaagtgcatctacctgagacaagatcatctacctgagacaagagcatctacctgagacaagagcatctacctgagacaagagcatctacctgagacaagatcATCTACTTGAGACAAGatcatctacctgagacaagatcatttacctgagacaagagcatctacctgagacagAAGTATCTACCTGAAACAAGTGCATTTACCTGAGACAAGAGTATCAAGctgagacaagagcatctacctgtgacaagagcatctacctgagacaagagcatctCCCTGAGACAAGATCATttacctgagacaagagcattTACCTGAGACAAGAGTATCAACCTGAGACAAGATCATTTTCCTGAGACAAGAGCATTTACCTGAGACAAGAGTATCaacctgagacaagagcatttacctgagacaagagcatctacctgagacaagaccatctacctgagacaagagcatctacctgagacaagagcatctacctgagacaagagcatctacctgagacagaagtatctacctgagacaagtgcatctacctgagacaagatcatctacctgagacaagagcatctacctgagacaagatcatttacctgagacaagagcatctacctgagacagaagtatctacctgagacaagtgcatctacctgagacaagagtATTTACCTGAGACAGAAgtatctacctgagacaagtgcatctacctgagacaagatcatctacctgagacaagagcatctacctgagacaagagcatctacctgagacaagatcatctacctgagacaagagaatctacctgagacaagagtATCTACCTGAGACAGAAgtatctacctgagacaagtgcatctacctgagacaagagcatctacctgagacaagagcatctacctgagacaagagcatctacctgagacaagatcatctacctgagacaagagcatctacctgagacaagagcatctacctgagacaagagcatctacctgagacagaagtatctacctgagacaagtgcatctacctgagacagaagtatctacctgagacaagagcatctacctgagacaagagcatctacctgagacaagagcatctacctgagacatGTGCATCTTGGCTTCAATGGATGTCTTGCCCACCCACGACACGTGACCCGTGAACTTGATGTCGCAGTCAGGATAGATTATGTGCTGCCTCATGTCTGAGGACAAACAAAGacctcaaacaaacaaaaacataaacaaataaacaaacagtgaGGTTATTTTTGACTCACCAATCTTGTCCACCAGGGCGGTGACGATGGACAAAGGAGACCTCTGCAATGCCGGGTTGTAGGTGTGAGAGTATGAGATGAGTACTGAGGATGAAGAGGGTGTTAGTGTGTCACAGTGTGAAGCGTCGTCTCTGACCTGATCAACTGATACCTGCTAAACTGTCCAAGTCCTCCAGGATTCTGCCAAACCTGAGATGAAACACGAGAACTGTTAGAAAACATGCAACCATGTTGGTTCAGAGATTTTCAGTAACAGCCTTTTGTCctttaagaaagaaaatgtatgtgtttggaggtatgctgatgacactcaggTTATCATGCTccgaatcaaatcaaatgtttatttttttatttaaaaaagcgcTTGTCATATCTTGCCCAACTTGAAGCGCAAATCATGTTTTTTCTAATTAACAAATTCATTCAGGTTTAAATTAAGCAGTAAAGCTTTACTATCCCACCATCTCTGGCTGTTGAAAAAAAGAtagtatttgtgacgtaaaaatTTGCTGGACgggtcacaagcttcctgctctgctccattctgatgcatccactgtcagacgaatagatccacgaacgtcttttttttcctcgtctgagctggaatctggatcagaactgtacaatGTTGTTGTCAATTTAGTTTCAGCTCCAATTTTAGGCTAAGAGTGTCAGGGGCAGTAAGCTAGTAGAAGAGCATGTAAAgagatgggtgacgggaagtgagGGCGGGGTTGTTCCACTTTAATggtctcacccacaactcagagcggactttctgataaactcctgctcctcctcctgcagaaactatgtcctagaaaactacaggGTTTTcttagctaaaaactgcatcatcatgaTAGAAATATCATTGGAAACACTGAAAATAGTTCAACgtgatgatcggagtggggctttaaatgttttatcgTAGATGACTTTGTGACTCCAAAGGTTCAGCACTTTGTTAGTGAGCTGCTgtgtgtaaagtgttgcatgatAAAGTTGGCAGGTGGAGGTCGGTGGAGGTCGGTGGTGCCGGCGTTTGCTGACCTGACTGTGTTGTGGAAGGTCAGGTACTTCTCTCTGAGTTGCGGCTCAGAGCCCAGAGGGAGGTGAACCTCCAGCCGGCTGTCCTTCATCTTTTTGGCTGGAAGGTCGCTTTGAGACCTGGCCAACATGGACGACAGCGAGGCGCGGTCTGCCATGGCCTGCTGATGGTCGCTGAGAGGAGCAGCAAAGCTTTACTATTCCACTCTGAGTGCACAAACTCCTCTAACAGTTTCTGAATCATATACACACAAAATGGGTTTTACATAGTTTTCAACAATTCTGAATAGAATTTAGACATAATAAATTTGGTCACAAcagcaaatgtttgtttattaccagctatgctaatgtgagtAAAAGTTAAGTCCTCCTGAGATCTTTGATACAGACACTAACAACCACCGATGGCGTCTGATTGGTTTTCTTCTGATTGTAGAGTTCTAATGAAGCGGTGCTGTTCTTCCATTTTTATCCCAAGCATTTAAAATTTTCTGAATTGTCGGATTGAGATGCTGTTAATTCTCATTCACATATTAAGGCA
It contains:
- the acot9 gene encoding acyl-coenzyme A thioesterase 9, mitochondrial isoform X1; the encoded protein is MLSARFLLPRLPLTGRSLCSGVAAKHGKTPTTADGSPPLHVSNVRNKLREIVGASTNWSDHQQAMADRASLSSMLARSQSDLPAKKMKDSRLEVHLPLGSEPQLREKYLTFHNTVRFGRILEDLDSLAVLISYSHTYNPALQRSPLSIVTALVDKIDMRQHIIYPDCDIKFTGHVSWVGKTSIEAKMHMSQFQDGAYAPILDATFVMVARDPQNKRAAFVNPLVAEGPEEEKLLQEGEANKLRRVELSTASLLKVAPTDEERKIVHSLFLNTLDSNTVSFRSRLLPPNSVWMEDAKLKGLEICHPQERNIFNRIFGGFLMRKAYELGWANACSYAGRRPTLVAVDDILFQKPVEIGSLLLLSSQVCYTQDQYIQVRVHSEVFDPLTRQHSTTNIFHYTFASEAEVPHIVPKTYGESMLYLDGKRHFNQTVHP
- the acot9 gene encoding acyl-coenzyme A thioesterase 9, mitochondrial isoform X2 → MLSARFLLPRLPLTGRSLCSGVAAKHGKTPTTADVRNKLREIVGASTNWSDHQQAMADRASLSSMLARSQSDLPAKKMKDSRLEVHLPLGSEPQLREKYLTFHNTVRFGRILEDLDSLAVLISYSHTYNPALQRSPLSIVTALVDKIDMRQHIIYPDCDIKFTGHVSWVGKTSIEAKMHMSQFQDGAYAPILDATFVMVARDPQNKRAAFVNPLVAEGPEEEKLLQEGEANKLRRVELSTASLLKVAPTDEERKIVHSLFLNTLDSNTVSFRSRLLPPNSVWMEDAKLKGLEICHPQERNIFNRIFGGFLMRKAYELGWANACSYAGRRPTLVAVDDILFQKPVEIGSLLLLSSQVCYTQDQYIQVRVHSEVFDPLTRQHSTTNIFHYTFASEAEVPHIVPKTYGESMLYLDGKRHFNQTVHP